In Trichoderma atroviride chromosome 2, complete sequence, one DNA window encodes the following:
- a CDS encoding uncharacterized protein (BUSCO:EOG092D3JAI), with protein sequence MKYLPVQEFETVTGALNFNTPDCNVTGGCDLYTTKSTGSDKKLYKSIDKDLSSQHAALLKLGASLSPPDRQHMLATSRSMQLFSHSSAFGPLSELASRRTFAYLIATLNASHPHYDFSHVLRPGDFKRERNLRRVIANLDSILKNVRPGFEGSSYDSSAGSDMNAQWGPQCWSLINKEMRLNECTVFSYHPEVDPFEEDESAIWAVHYFFFNRMLKRVAYLYVRVVPVISSQSPTLRPAKGGLHKRHTATESEGTKKRAKYWFGNQDAEMVPPFEDDEEPMDDGLYWNRGEDGDIVQFSDDDLAEDEPLDEDEDEDEDDDDDYDMTSTRRERLMSEDVAGRMEI encoded by the exons ATGAAG TACCTCCCAGTCCAAGAATTCGAGACCGTAACCGGCGCTCTCAACTTCAACACCCCTGATTGCAACGTCACAGGCGGATGCGATCTCTACACCACGAAATCTACCGGGTCCGACAAGAAACTGTACAAGAGTATCGACAAGGATCTCAGTTCCCAGCATGCCGCGCTGCTCAAGCTGGGCGCCAGCCTGTCACCGCCCGACCGACAACACATGCTCGCTACGTCGCGCAGCATGCAGTTATTCTCGCACTCGAGCGCATTTGGCCCTCTGTCTGAGCTTGCTAGTCGACGAACGTTTGCCTATCTGATTGCGACGCTCAATGCAAGCCACCCTCACTACGACTTTTCCCACGTCTTGCGGCCCGGCGATTTCAAGCGCGAGAGGAACCTGAGGCGTGTCATTGCCAACCTGGATTCAATTTTGAAAAACGTACGGCCCGGGTTTGAAGGCTCATCGTACGACTCATCCGCCGGCAGCGACATGAACGCACAATGGGGCCCACAGTGCTGGTCCTTGATTAACAAGGAGATGCGTCTTAATGAGTGCACCGTCTTTAGCTATCACCCAGAAGTCGACCcctttgaagaagacgaaagcGCCATTTGGGCCGTCCACTACTTCTTTTTCAACAGAATGCTCAAGAGGGTCGCTTACCTCTATGTCAGAGTCGTTCCCGTCATATCCTCACAGAGCCCAACTTTGAGACCGGCCAAAGGTGGTCTTCACAAGCGACATACCGCAACCGAGTCAGAGGGCACCAAGAAACGGGCCAAGTACTGGTTTGGTAACCAAGACGCCGAGATGGTACCACCAtttgaagacgacgaagagccGATGGATGACGGCCTCTACTGGAATCGcggagaggatggcgatATCGTCCAGTTCTCGGATGATGATTTGGCTGAAGATGAACCActcgatgaggatgaggatgaggatgaggatgatgacgatgattaCGACATGACAAGTACAAGGCGAGAAAGGCTTATGAGCGAGGATGTTGCAGGACGAATGGAGATTTAA
- a CDS encoding uncharacterized protein (EggNog:ENOG41), giving the protein MAGSAVDSRPTSSVGSPRDVRPRTQSISSDRPSIASHTFLALPQSTSPEAAFIASTAASQIVTNNHDGHQSSWYDQNGVEPSGEAAVISPAALQLVNSFLDQLLLNFLQVAKSTSLSALRPAVSDVLKPKLAKETISNADEELREYLGGSEEEEYTDPQSPHARDWDVELAWKRARLRCMVYSSLGDLEEEDEDKYMTQENLEISEHERASDIISPAVAIFLTSVLEYMGELTLSVAGQAASTRLRSRIEKELKDGARSPAAVAERIVVEDIDMERVALDRTLGRLWRGWKKRMRAPPGEYVSSRSLSVSHAGSLYDRKSSISERGTDSAEMQDDAKDAVEKDIHPMDIPLPMGDNDVAEIEVPGLAHHSDDEEDGSDEEEKDFDKRRVKSFAGALSLLKDSQTSPDSDNYATLLSLHRRSTSLPTPKRSVFYATARPRSKTADAASIPELQELTRLSVVEVEVEAKAKSRESDESGSDEFDEVIYEKAEILTSSRVSVSSTSSRSVSDTGKAIHLSRSSSVHSARIIDVPPRSPATSRPRSMESAERPRASTVSGASPLSRPDEMRKVKAIDTSSRTGAPLSAVRSPVERMRPPVPNAATISESEEDADQVHPIVKPAPASRSRDQLGRLPHGLQTNIRAADRISASPQSDQPQSSTRSSSLKTAQSATDIQFPDVPYRSTGGNSNRQKGRPAAEQDDEESTPSLHSVAPPRQIHTSGSSASSGASRFKAVRTTSDDASNRAESMARNFEELIQSNQTITYTLTPENMRDIDVNKSADSPVAAKASRKSEDLMRSSPVSSNASPSIPRAQPANAQASSESTAKFSGPIPRAPAGASGRTGGAQARDARAPGESLADFAEFIKSTGPAGDRGPAALRNVHVPVNPPKTIPESQPLTTMNSRSSSNRNRYQAREPAANSRSETSDLIDFIRQGPANGQNPIPRHVAPFRNPGDSEMMYGAAGGRAVDPVLPDMRHSQASTSVTDYSMPSMHSSVNSNSALLKNKSMSKANAMFGEDDDDMGMPMPVRKTRRVRDPYAIDFSDEEDDDFDMPPRPPPKKEESLAEFLLNCEPPPEPPSLPTKQQPRRKSSTPGLMGRFGRNNSKEVNTLNESQSRPGAVGLGNEARPSTVRKHVPIQMPPGYDAYGPTHADPPVNRAPVERAPIERAPMERAPMNRVPMKKFEPREPAYLGQTGDLAQFLRDSEPPPDFTPAPVPVQQEEPSAFAKFFGRRRKASVV; this is encoded by the exons ATGGCTGGCTCCGCCGTCGACTCGCGCCCGACGAGCAGCGTTGGCTCGCCGCGCGATGTGCGACCGCGAACCCagagcatctccagcgaCAGACCTTCGATCGCGAGCCACACGTTTCTTGCCCTTCCACAGTCTACATCTCCAGAGGCCGCCTTCATTGCGTCAACTGCGGCTTCACAGATTGTAACAAACAACCACGACGGCCACCAAAGCTCCTGGTACGACCAAAATGGCGTCGAGCCGTCTGGAGAGGCCGCTGTGATATCCCCTGCTGCCTTGCAGCTAGTCAACAGCTTCCTCGATCAGTTACTACTAAACTTTTTGCAAGTTGCAAAGTCTACCTCTCTCTCGGCCCTGCGACCTGCTGTCTCCGACGTCCTCAAGCCAAAATTGGCCAAAGAAACTATAAGCAatgctgatgaagaactGAGGGAGTACCTAGGGGGCTccgaagaggaagagtaCACCGACCCCCAGAGCCCCCATGCTCGAGATTGGGATGTTGAATTAGCTTGGAAGAGGGCTAGATTGCGGTGCATGGTCTACTCCTCTCTCGGagacttggaagaagaggacgaggacaagTACATGACGCAGGAAAATCTCGAAATCAGCGAACATGAGAGAGCCTCCGACATCATCTCGCCCGCCGTGGCCATCTTCCTTACCTCAGTCTTGGAATACATGGGCGAACTCACGCTTTCTGTGGCTGGGCAGGCGGCGAGCACAAGGTTGCGTTCCAGAATTGAaaaggagctcaaggatgGAGCGCGCAGCCCGGCCGCCGTTGCTGAAAGAATCGTCGTGGAGGATATCGACATGGAACGCGTTGCGCTTGATCGAACTTTGGGCCGCTTATGGCGAGGATGGAAAAAGAGGATGCGTGCGCCGCCAGGCGAATATGTCTCCAGTCGATCTCTTTCAGTCAGCCACGCTGGTTCTCTGTACGATCGTAAGAGTTCCATCAGTGAGCGTGGAACTGACTCTGCCGAGATGCAAGATGACGCAAAGGATGCTGTGGAAAAAGACATTCACCCCATGGATATTCCACTACCCATGGGCGACAATGACGTTGCGGAGATTGAGGTGCCAGGTTTGGCCCATCatagcgatgatgaggaagatggaagcgacgaggaagaaaaggattTCGACAAACGCCGCGTTAAATCTTTTGCTGGAGCGTTATCCTTACTCAAAGACTCTCAAACATCTCCAGATTCAGACAACTATGCCACCTTACTCAGCCTTCACAGGAGATCCACCTCACTGCCAACCCCCAAAAGGTCCGTCTTCTATGCAACTGCGCGACCAAGGTCAAAAACCGCCGATGCAGCAAGCATCCCGGAGCTACAAGAGCTTACGAGGCTCTCTGTTGTCgaggtggaggtggaggcgAAGGCGAAAAGCCGCGAGTCTGATGAAAGCGGCTCGGATGAATTCGATGAGGTGATATACGAGAAGGCCGAGATCCTGACCTCGTCCAGAGTCTCCGTCTCCAGCACCTCCTCTCGTTCTGTCTCAGATACGGGTAAGGCCATTCATCTGAGCAGATCTTCCAGTGTGCACTCTGCACGCATCATAGACGTTCCGCCCCGTAGTCCAGCCACTAGTCGGCCGCGTTCAATGGAATCAGCCGAGCGGCCGCGAGCAAGCACTGTGTCTGGAGCAAGCCCTCTATCTCGTCCAGATGAGATGCGGAAagtcaaggccattgacacCAGCTCGCGAACAGGAGCGCCTCTCTCGGCGGTGAGATCTCCAGTCGAGAGGATGAGGCCACCCGTCCCAAATGCTGCCACCATCTCAGAGTCCGAGGAAGACGCTGATCAGGTGCATCCGATTGTCAAGCCtgcaccagcttctcgaagCCGAGACCAGCTTGGCCGACTCCCACATGGCTTGCAAACAAATATCAGAGCTGCTGATAGAATCTCGGCTTCCCCTCAAAGCGACCAGCCTCAGTCAAGTACCAGGAGCTCGTCTCTAAAAACCGCCCAAAGTGCCACGGATATCCAATTTCCAGATGTTCCTTACAGATCGACTGGGGGTAATTCCAATCGACAGAAGGGGCGGCCCGCCGCTGAgcaagacgacgaggaatCAACTCCGTCTCTACATTCCGTTGCCCCTCCTCGGCAAATCCACACATCTGGGTCGTCGGCATCTTCTGGCGCCAGCCGCTTCAAGGCGGTCAGAACTACTTCAGACGACGCATCAAACCGTGCTGAAAGCATGGCGCGCAACTTTGAAGAGCTTATTCAGAGCAATCAAACCATCACATACACATTGACACCGGAGAATATGCGTGATATTGAT GTCAATAAATCTGCCGACAGCCCTGTTGCGGCCAAGGCCTCCCGTAAGAGCGAAGACCTTATGCGATCCTCGCCTGTTAGCTCAAATGCATCACCATCAATTCCGCGGGCGCAGCCAGCCAACGCCCAGGCTTCTTCTGAAAGCACAGCCAAATTTTCTGGACCGATTCCCCGCGCTCCGGCGGGAGCCTCTGGCCGCACGGGAGGGGCACAGGCTCGAGATGCTCGTGCACCTGGCGAGTCTTTGGCGGATTTTGCCGAGTTTATCAAGTCTACAGGCCCAGCTGGCGACAGAGGCCCGGCAGCTCTGCGCAATGTTCACGTCCCTGTCAACCCACCCAAGACAATTCCGGAATCCCAACCACTTACCACCATGAacagtcgcagcagcagcaatcgaAACCGATACCAGGCTCGAGAGCCTGCTGCCAACAGCAGAAGCGAGACCTCGGACTTGATCGACTTTATACGACAGGGCCCAGCCAATGGTCAAAATCCCATCCCTCGGCACGTGGCGCCTTTCCGTAACCCAGGAGATTCGGAGATGATGTATGGCGCGGCTGGAGGTAGGGCGGTCGATCCGGTACTTCCGGATATGCGACACAGCCAAGCATCCACCAGCGTGACGGATTACTCGATGCCGTCGATGCACTCCTCTGTCAACTCCAACTCTGCACTcctcaagaacaagagcaTGTCCAAGGCAAACGCGATGTTTGgagaggacgatgatgatatgGGCATGCCAATGCCCGTTCGGAAAACTCGCCGCGTTCGCGATCCATACGCAATCGATTtcagcgatgaagaagatgatgatttcGATATGCCTCCCAGACCGCCCCccaagaaggaagaaagTCTGGCAGAGTTCTTACTCAACTGTGAGCCTCCGCCGGAGCCTCCGTCTCTGCCtacgaagcagcagccaaggagGAAGTCGAGCACACCCGGTCTTATGGGACGATTTGGTCGTAACAACTCTAAGGAGGTTAACACTCTTAACGAATCTCAATCACGTCCTGGCGCTGTGGGCCTCGGCAACGAAGCCCGCCCGTCGACTGTTCGCAAACACGTTCCGATTCAGATGCCTCCAGGATACGACGCATACGGGCCTACCCATGCCGACCCTCCAGTAAACAGAGCTCCAGTGGAGAGAGCTCCGATCGAGAGAGCCCCAATGGAGAGAGCCCCAATGAACAGAGTCCCAATGAAGAAATTTGAGCCGAGAGAGCCTGCGTACCTAGGACAGACAGGAGATCTAGCCCAGTTCTTACGCGACTctgagccgccgccagacTTTACTCCCGCTCCAGTTCCAGTCCAGCAAGAAGAGCCCAGCGCGTTTGCGAAATTCTTTGGACGACGAAGGAAGGCGTCCGTTGTCTAA